The Dunckerocampus dactyliophorus isolate RoL2022-P2 chromosome 13, RoL_Ddac_1.1, whole genome shotgun sequence genome window below encodes:
- the dapp1 gene encoding LOW QUALITY PROTEIN: dual adapter for phosphotyrosine and 3-phosphotyrosine and 3-phosphoinositide (The sequence of the model RefSeq protein was modified relative to this genomic sequence to represent the inferred CDS: substituted 1 base at 1 genomic stop codon), producing MSFSSRASSEDMSDELETLGWYHYDLSRHAAEALLLSNGIDGSYLLRNSNEGPGYFALSVRARESVKHXHVTRRDHAYVFGFNTFATLQDFISHFANKPLVGSETGTLIVLKCPYPWRVEEPSIYESVRVHTALQTGRTENDLVATAPALGTKEGYLLKQGAIVKNWKQRWFTLSRYELKYFKDQMNEDPIRTLDLKACSAVQFDYSQQRINCFCLVFPERTFYLCAKTGVEADEWIKILRWKLSQAQKGQ from the exons ATGAGTTTCTCCAGTCGTGCATCCTCTGAGGATATGAGTGATGAGCTCGAGACATTGGG GTGGTACCACTATGATCTGTCCCGTCATGCCGCTGAGGCTCTCCTCTTGTCCAATGGAATCGATGGAAGCTACCTCCTGAGAAACAGTAATGAAGGCCCCGGCTATTTTGCCTTGTCTGTCAG GGCAAGGGAGTCGGTCAAGCATTAACACGTGACACGCAGAGACCACGCCTATGTGTTTGGGTTTAACACATTTGCAACTCTTCAGGACTTTATCAGCCACTTCGCCAATAAGCCCCTGGTGGGAAGTGAAACAG GAACTCTCATTGTCCTGAAGTGTCCGTACCCGTGGAGAGTGGAAGAGCCATCCATCTACGAGTCTGTGCGGGTTCACACAGCTCTGCAGACGGGGCGCACAGAAAACGACCTTGTAGCAACTGCACCCGCG ctCGGTACAAAAGAAGGATACCTATTGAAACAAGGGGCTATTGTGAAG AACTGGAAGCAAAGATGGTTCACACTAAGCAGATACGAACTGAAATACTTCAAAGACCAAATG AATGAGGATCCAATTCGGACCCTAGACCTGAAAGCGTGCTCTGCAGTTCAGTTTGACTACTCTCAGCAAAGAATCAACTGTTTCTG TCTGGTGTTTCCTGAGAGGACGTTTTATCTCTGCGCAAAGACTGGTGTCGAGGCAGATGAGTGGATCAAGATCCTCAGATGGAAATTG TCACAGGCACAGAAAGGTCAATGA